TGTATCTCGCAAACGCTCCGCCCTTTGTCATAAGGACGAATCCATACACAACGGTCGTCCGCAAGAACTCGACCATTTAATCCGGATCCGCGCCCACTTCCCAACAAAAGATCAGGAACAAATTCAGGATTTTTTATCAAATATTCATTTTCACCAATCCAGCCCCAATCGGACAAGCCGACAATCAGACGAACATCATTTTGTAATGATTGGATGTGGCGTCTTACAGATAAGACCATTTCTTCGTTTGGAATATCTTCGCCTTGAGGCAAGGAAGGGAATCGGATAAATCCGATTCTATCACCGGTACCAAGCGTCAAAACCGTGATTGGTGCGTCTGTGGAGGATTGCTGCCAAGAACCAAGCGCAACTTGAGCCTTCGCCAGAGCATGGGATTCTTCTTCGGAGATGAAACCTATGTCGTACCTCAGCAGGTTGTACGCTTTGACCAATGAAAGCACACCATCTTGATCGGGAAGTGTACCCTGAGGACGCATATATTCCCAACCACCGGAAACTAAGAGTCGTGGGGCCGATGTTTTGTGGACATCAAAAAAATACGTGGCCCGCCGGGCCACGCCACCAAGAGTTTTACCACCTCATGATGGGCATGGACGCACCGTGCCATACGTATTTGCCGAATAGAGAATAGTCAGTACCGCTTCTTTCGCCCACACTTGAGTGCAGGCGAAGAGAAAGACTGCCAGGCAAAGGCAGTATGTATACCGTCTCATCCTACTGGTTGATGAATTCTTTCAATTCTTTACCAGGACGGAAGAAGGGGAGTCTTTTAGGACTGACCTGAACAACAGTGCCCGTCTTGGGATTGCGCCCTGTGTAACCTTCATAGTCTTTGATCTTAAAACTGCCAAAACCTCTGATTTCGACACGGTCACCGCGACGAAGGGCTTCCTTGACGGAATCGACGAAAGCTCCGACCACCTTGGTGGCCTCGTCTACGTGCATTTTTTTCTGTTCCGACAGAGCCTTGATCAATTCGCTCTTATTCATGGTTTCCCCCTGAAACATTGCTTGAATCGTAGCGCCACAAAAAGGCTCTACGAAGATATGGAAATGAAGTCACTCTCCAAAATTCTCACTAACTATGCCGAAAAATAACTCTTTTCGTCAACCCCTTATTTGTGTTTTCGTCAAGATGGAAAATTTTTCAAAATTGGACGTCCGCTGATTCGCTCAATGTTGTCTTCACGGTATCGCATTATCTTACGCGCAATGGCCCTAATATCCTTGCTGGCCGGAGCTTTTGGGGCATATTTCATAAGTGGCGTCTGACGTCGAACCGATTCGACAAGAGTCGAATCCTGATGAACAAATCCGAGGTTCCGTAACTCAATGTTCAAAAAATTCTTACATGCGGCAGACAATCTATCAAATGTTTGATTCGCTTCCTGCGCACTCAGAGCCTGATTGACCACGACAAGATAATCCTTGATATCATACTGCGTCGTCAGAACTTTGATCATGGCATAACTATCTGTCAACGAAGTTGGCTCAGGCGTGACAACGACGATTCGAAGCTGAGACAGGGATGCCAGCGAAAGAACTGTCGGGCTGATGCCAGCGCCAAGGTCGAGCATGAGGTAATCATACCTTCCGGCGATAGTGATGAGTTTCTTGAAGAGAATATCCTGAATGTCTTCGTCCATTTCAACCAGTTCTGGAACGCCACTGGTGGCCGGGAGCATGTCAAATCCAGGCTCGATAGAGACAACAACGTCTTCTGCGGAGACTCCAGTCTGCAACAGGTCATGCAAGTTCTTCTCCGGTGAAATTCCGAGCAAAACATCAAGGTTTGCCAGTCCAAGGTCACAATCCATGAGTATGGCTGTTGCTGCGGCCTGTTGCAAAGCGTATCCTAGATTGAGGACGATGTTTGTTTTACCCACGCCGCCTTTACCGCTCATAATAGCGAGGCTGAGTGTCTTGTTTGTGTTCATGGCCTGTCTCCGTTATTTCCCGCCGAACAGGAATTGCTTTTCATTTGCCTGGACAAGAGTTGCATTTGGTACATTGTCCACAAAGGGCAGTTTGGATACCTTCACTTGGTCTTTTCCAGACGATTTTGCTTCATAGAGCGCTTCGTCAGCCAGCTTGATAAGTTCCTTCTCTGTCATCTCTATCGTCCCCTTGAAACAGGTCAACCCCGCAGAGCATGTGACATTGAAGGATGTTTCTTTATCAGAAGAGTAGAATGTAATTTTTTTAAACTCATCAAGCAGTCTATTAATAAGTTGCGTTGCCTTGACCACGCCGGAGCCTGCCATGATCAGGGCAAACTCTTCTCCTCCGAACCGTGCGGCAAGATCGTATCGCCTGGTCGACGCCTGCAAGTGCTCAGCAAAACGCGTCAAGACTTCGTCCCCCTTGGGGTGACCGTAGGTGTCATTGACGGATTTGAAATTATCAAGGTCGAAAATTGCAAGCGACAACGGGGTCTTGGCTCGTTTTGATCGTTCGATTTCAATATCGAGGATACGATCGAAAGCACGTCTGTTCGCCAACCCTGTCAAAGCGTCATGATCGGTCTGATACGACAATTTTTCCAGTATTTTCTGAAGCCTTTCAAGTTGCGGAAACGCCTCACCGTCAACTGGTATAGTCAACCATTGTCGCAAATCATGCTTTGCTGACAAGTCATCCCATTCATTCTGGGTGATGCCTTCCAACTGTCGAAATATCCAAACAGCATTAGCATCAACTTGCACCGGGTTCACCCCGGAAATGTCGTTTAACTGCTTCTGAAGTTCAGAAAGTTCAGCGGCGATTTCCTGTTCAGGGAAAGTAATTTTATTTTCCTTGGGCATGGATGTAGAGTAGGTGGTTTCGGATCATTTCGTCCAGATCTCCGTCCAAAAAGGCGTCGACGTTGCCGCTTTCACTATTGGAACGGTGATCCTTGACCAAACGATATGGTTGAAGAGTATAGGTCCGTATCTGACTTCCCCAGGCGATAGCCTCTTTGGCCTGATAATCCTGCCTGCGGCTTTCTTCGATCTTTTTCAACTCCTGCTCATACAGTCGAGCTTTCAAAAGACGTAAGGCTGTAGCCTTATTCCTGTGCTGTGATTTTTCATTCTGACACTGTGCAACAAGGCCAGTGGGAATATGTGTGATGCGGACCGCAGAACTGGTTTTATTGACCGACTGCCCGCCGGGCCCGCTGGAGCGGAAGGTGTCAATCCGCAAATCTTCATCCTTGACCTCAATTTCAATATCATCATCCAGATCAGGATAGACATCCACGGACGCAAAAGATGTATGACGCCTTCCTGATGAATCGAATGGGGAGATACGAATCAAGCGGTGGACACCAGCCTCACCTTTGAGCAGGCCATAAGCGAACAGGCCTTCGATTTGAAGGGTAACGGATTTGATTCCCGCTTCCTCTCCAGCTTGAAAGTCGAGCTGGGAAACC
The genomic region above belongs to uncultured Pseudodesulfovibrio sp. and contains:
- a CDS encoding HU family DNA-binding protein codes for the protein MNKSELIKALSEQKKMHVDEATKVVGAFVDSVKEALRRGDRVEIRGFGSFKIKDYEGYTGRNPKTGTVVQVSPKRLPFFRPGKELKEFINQ
- the prfB gene encoding peptide chain release factor 2 (programmed frameshift), with the translated sequence MFEYHELKATSQDLIDQFETLWGRLDYAQTKERLDAIEADLSKPGAWDKPEALTPVLKEKSQLSTKLGMYNGLIEAKDDLEAWLELAQESPDDESLAALDGQVALLKERLAGTELATMFAFEHDKSNAILEIHPGAGGVESQDWAEMLLRMYNRYAERKGFKVSQLDFQAGEEAGIKSVTLQIEGLFAYGLLKGEAGVHRLIRISPFDSSGRRHTSFASVDVYPDLDDDIEIEVKDEDLRIDTFRSSGPGGQSVNKTSSAVRITHIPTGLVAQCQNEKSQHRNKATALRLLKARLYEQELKKIEESRRQDYQAKEAIAWGSQIRTYTLQPYRLVKDHRSNSESGNVDAFLDGDLDEMIRNHLLYIHAQGK
- a CDS encoding MinD/ParA family protein, with translation MNTNKTLSLAIMSGKGGVGKTNIVLNLGYALQQAAATAILMDCDLGLANLDVLLGISPEKNLHDLLQTGVSAEDVVVSIEPGFDMLPATSGVPELVEMDEDIQDILFKKLITIAGRYDYLMLDLGAGISPTVLSLASLSQLRIVVVTPEPTSLTDSYAMIKVLTTQYDIKDYLVVVNQALSAQEANQTFDRLSAACKNFLNIELRNLGFVHQDSTLVESVRRQTPLMKYAPKAPASKDIRAIARKIMRYREDNIERISGRPILKNFPS
- a CDS encoding GGDEF domain-containing protein; the encoded protein is MPKENKITFPEQEIAAELSELQKQLNDISGVNPVQVDANAVWIFRQLEGITQNEWDDLSAKHDLRQWLTIPVDGEAFPQLERLQKILEKLSYQTDHDALTGLANRRAFDRILDIEIERSKRAKTPLSLAIFDLDNFKSVNDTYGHPKGDEVLTRFAEHLQASTRRYDLAARFGGEEFALIMAGSGVVKATQLINRLLDEFKKITFYSSDKETSFNVTCSAGLTCFKGTIEMTEKELIKLADEALYEAKSSGKDQVKVSKLPFVDNVPNATLVQANEKQFLFGGK